The genomic region GCTGGAAATCTCGAAGACCGTGGAAATGTCTCCCGGCTTGGCCGCAAACGCCCACTGCATGATCGCCGGCTGACGGCCCAGCAGCGGGAGGTCCTGCCCCTTCTCAAAGAAGTTGGTGTTGCGCGGCACCACGCCGTACCTGCGGGCCAGCGAATCCAGCGGGGTCTCCTTCAAGTCCTCGGCAAACTGCTCGGCCTTCAGGCGCAGGTCGGAGAGCGTCCCGGTGGAGGGCTCGATGCGGATGAGCACATGCGAGGCCTTCACCTGCAGCGAATCGCCGACGCCGCGACGTCCTTCGCACTTGATCACATGCACGCCGAACCGGGTGACAACCGGATCGGAGATCTGCCCCGAGTCCATCGCAAAGGCGACATCCTCGAACTGTTTGACCATCTGCCCCTTGCCAAACCAGCCCAGATCGCCGGTGGGGGAGGAGTTGTCTTCGGAGAACTGCTGGACCAGCGAGACAAAGTCCTCGCCGCCGCGCGCCCGCTGCGCGACCTGTTCGGCCTCACGCCGCACTTCGGCGGTGTCCGCCGCCGAGGGCTTGCGGTCAAACTGCACAAACAGCAGACGCGCCCGTTCGCCGTGTTTGAACTCCTCGCGGTGGTCGTTGTACCACCGCTCGGCGGTGGCGGTGTCCACCGGCGGCACCGAGTCGAGGTACAGCTGCGACGGCACCATGATGTAGCGCACGCGGATCTTCTCGTTGGCGGCCTCGTAGAGCTCCTTCACCTCGGAATCGTCGATCACCGCCGTGGCGGTCACATACTCGAAGAGTTTTTGTTGCAGCACGCGCGGACGGACCAGCGCCTCGACCTGCAGCCACAGCTTCGGGTCGGGATTCGAGTAGGCCTGAAGGTACTTATTGTAATCGAACTGGCCGTTGGTCGTGAAGATCTCCAGCGAACGGATCTCGGCCGGGGGGAACCGGCGCAGATGCTCGGCCAGTTCGGCGTTGGTCACCTCCAACCCGAGCTTTTCGGTCCGCTCGCGCAACAGCTGGCTGCCGACCATCTGGTCGAAGACATCCTCGCGCAGACGGGTGGCCTCCTCCTCGCTCACATCGCCGGCCTTCTGTTGTTGCTGGGCCAGGGCGTTCTGGTAGAGGAAGGAGTAGTCGTCCAGACGCAGTTCGGTGCCGTTAACGCTGCCGACCACGCCGCGCGCGGTGGGACGGGAGGTGAACTCCATCCCCCACGCGAAAATGATCGTTCCCACGAACGCCGCAATGATGATCCAGAGAACCGGCTTCGTGCCCTGCCGCATGGCTTTCATCACCATGACACACAATCTCCTTGAGAGTCACCGTCCGTTGCGGACGGGCTTTTAGTCAGTATCGGCTCCGGGGGGTCTCCCCAAAAGAGCCAAGACAATCAGTATAACACATATCTCATTGGAATTCATCAACATTTAAGCCCCGCATCGGGATGCCCCGACGCGGATTTCATTGACAGCCGACCGCGGGCGATCTATGGTCCTGCGGGGATGGGGCATCGTCTTTTCATCTTGTCTGTCATGCTCTTGGCCGCCGGCGCGCCGGCTTGGGCCGGGGATGTCTCCGGTCGGTATGTCTGGCCGATCACCAATTATACCAATCTCTCCGCCGGCTTCTGCGACTTCCGCACCCGCCACTACCACGGTGGAATCGACATCTCCACCAACGGCCAGGAGGGCCTGGAGGTCCGTGCCGCGGATTCGGGCTGGGTGGAACGGATCTCGGTCGGCTACTGGGGATACGGTAAGGCGGTCTACTTGCACCTGGCCGATGGACGGATGGCGGTGTACGGCCACCTCTCGGAACTGGCGGACAAAATCCGCGAGTACGTCGAAGCCGAACAGTACAAGACCCAACGCTACCAGCAGAATCTCTACCCGCCGCCGGGGCATCTTCCGATCGCGCGCGGGGAAGTGATCGCTTACTCCGGCCAGACTGGCGCCGGCCCGCCGCACCTGCACTTCGAAATCCGTACCGGCGACAACAAGCCGCTCAATCCGCTGGCCTTCTTCGACAAGACCGAC from bacterium harbors:
- a CDS encoding peptidylprolyl isomerase encodes the protein MVMKAMRQGTKPVLWIIIAAFVGTIIFAWGMEFTSRPTARGVVGSVNGTELRLDDYSFLYQNALAQQQQKAGDVSEEEATRLREDVFDQMVGSQLLRERTEKLGLEVTNAELAEHLRRFPPAEIRSLEIFTTNGQFDYNKYLQAYSNPDPKLWLQVEALVRPRVLQQKLFEYVTATAVIDDSEVKELYEAANEKIRVRYIMVPSQLYLDSVPPVDTATAERWYNDHREEFKHGERARLLFVQFDRKPSAADTAEVRREAEQVAQRARGGEDFVSLVQQFSEDNSSPTGDLGWFGKGQMVKQFEDVAFAMDSGQISDPVVTRFGVHVIKCEGRRGVGDSLQVKASHVLIRIEPSTGTLSDLRLKAEQFAEDLKETPLDSLARRYGVVPRNTNFFEKGQDLPLLGRQPAIMQWAFAAKPGDISTVFEISSGFIVAVLDAREPAGYAPFAEVRSRIMTRLRNDDAKNQAAYVLDRVLPDLQAGVPMAEVAQRIGRVVDSTPTPFGRFDMVPGIGDDAVFRGAAFGLVRSGARVSPVVKATRGACVMQLIEHSPADPQLYVDKRDSIMTAALDNKKQMLFQQWYDKLRADANVQDFRYQLPGEF